Below is a window of Falco rusticolus isolate bFalRus1 chromosome 9, bFalRus1.pri, whole genome shotgun sequence DNA.
GGATTTTCACTTGCATCACTAATGTACAGATttacacagagcagaaaaaggggggtggggtgggtatATTCTTATTCTGAGATTCTGCCTTGTATGCTACCTGCAGCCACATTCTGCCACTTTCATCCCTTCGTAGTTATATATCAAAGTGGGCACACCAGCATCATCCTTATAGAGAATAGAGATTGAATCCAGTTTGGTTGGAACACAACAGGCCTTGGAAgctttctttgggttttggagATGCACCAAAGTCTGGACAATAGCATGTTTTGTTGGGGTAACGTTATCTGTCAGAGGGAAGAAGCAACCTCCTTTACACTCAAAAGCCTCATAATCTTTTGGTGCAATGATCCAGGAATCCCAGCCAATCTCTTCAAAGTTCACATGGAGAGAAGTTCTCCGACAGTGGTTGGCTCCAATGCTTCTCTTGCTTCTGGAGGAATGCCGGTGGGGCCCAGTGATGgtcttttcctgttcttgctCTTCAGATGAAGTGTTGTTCCCTAGTTTCTTTAGCACACTTTCTTGTTCGTGAACAATCATCTCCCGGAGCTCCACTCTGGTTtcttttgtcctgttgctgcGGTCATTGGAGAACACTATTAGCAAGGGCAGATTTTTAGTGTCTGGGGTAACACTGATATCCAGCTTCCCACAAGCGAAACCACTCAGAGCTTTACTCTCTATTACAACCTCCAGCTTGTTTTTAGTCTTCAGTTTGTCTGCCCTGACCCATCTTTTCACAGCACTGGACACTTCAAACATCTCCCAGCCACACTCCTGGATATTGTGGGAGACAAGGAAAGATTTGGTACTTTCTGGGTTTTCCCAGTGGTCACCATCTAGAACATCATAAATGACCATGTTGCCTTCCAGCCTAGAGAGAGACCCAACTCCCCTGTGACAGGAGATATAAATTCTCAGTTCAGCTCTGGTGATTTCCTCGTATCGTGGAATAGAGATGTTGAAGAGCAAGATGTGTTtctgaaatggattttcttctgGTGAAGCTAAAGAAACAACATCTGcaacaggaaattaaaacacatGGTTACAGTGATTCTgacttgcttttaaaagactAAAGGTGTACTTTGTGGGTAAGGTAAAAGCATGGCTAcccaacattaaaaataaaattaaataataccATCTTCTGGCCAAATTTCAAGGTCAGGGAGTAAAAAGATGAAATGCAGGTTCCTGTTGTTGGTAGTATTTTCACCAAGATTGTTTAGAGGGGTGCGTAGAGTCTGCCTAGAACAAGCTGTGGATGATGCTGGTTGGTATTAAGTACATAAATAAGGCATCCAGGGAGTGTTAAGATTTAGCAATTTCCTAAAGAGATTTTTACACAAAGAATTCTTAAAAAACCCTATGAATTTTCTACTCTTATAATCATGCAGTGGGATGAACTGCCCTCCTAATACAGCAAAGTATACTACATATTTAAGTGTCTCTGAGAACTAGCTGTGCTGAggcttttgttgttgtcttCAGATAACTTTGGAAGCACCTTGGATTACTGGGAgtttggggaaataaaaaagttttttaaattctgaatttaagCTTCAGGGTCTGTCTAAATTGGGACTTGGTGATAAACAGCCTTTCATGCCCAGGTGCCAGTCTGTTACAGGCTGGACGCACTGAGcttgtgtgggttttgggtttttggttctgttggttttgtttgttggtttgtttttttggtggttttttttttttcctgcaaagctaTGTGCAGTACCAGCAACTCTGCCTTGGGAAGTGCAGATATTTGGCTGGAAGATCTGACTGGTACTGTTTAAAAGCCATCACTCACTGATGTCTATTTGATGGTCAATGTAAGATAACTGCTCAGTCATGATTGGCTTTTAGGTCAATTTTAATTGGCTAATATTGACATTTCTTCACAGTGTTTACCCACTAAAGCAGTCAGAGAGTGAGATATGGAAACTATATCATCTAGCTCATATTGttaagttttctttccatttcaggaCTAGGGGCACTAATTTGGGAATTTGGAGTTCTCTGTAGTGCTGTTACCTGTGTATGTCTATTTTTCATATAACCAGAAGCTTTGATTCTCCCTGTCTTATTTTTATCACAAGGACTGCATTTACTTCTAActtttttcactgcttctttTGGAGCTTTTAAAAGTCTACTTAATGTTATGCAGacagggtttttatttttttttagttgagaCAGGCTTGACTACTCATTTCATTATAAATCTTTCTGTCTAACACAAATTTTGGGGGAGCACTGCTGTGCCTTGCTTGGATCTGGAGACATGTTTCTCAGTTGGCTGCTGTGGTTTCTAAATACGTGAAGAGCCCACCTGAAAGAAGAGCTGTCTAGCATGAGTGTCTCAGTTACAGACAAACACAAATTTACATTCTGACATTAAAAATCAGTTCCAATTCTCTAGCTTTGAGAAACATGATTCATGTAAACCCTGTTATTCAGTGCGTCATCTCAGTTGATGTATTTGAGAAGAGAATATTGTACAGTGAAAATACAATTACctttagtttttttctgttatatttttttaaagattgaaagaaaatacagagcaagACTACAATCCTaacttttaaactgtttaattCATAAAGTATCTGTGGAAGTTAGGCACATAGTTCCCTCTGAATTTCAAAAGAATCTGAGTACCTACTGTCCATGTACTGTAAAAATTCTAGTCCACATATTTAGGACTTCTCCTACCTTCAGTACTGAAGCTCCTTACAATATtggatgcagggatggaggaCTTGTCTGCAGTGTATCTGTTGTATAAATCAATCATGAACTGTGGTGGTTCTTCTTTGCTCTTCACTTGTGAGGGGACTCTTGACAAATTCAGACTCCTTAGTAAATCTGTCTTCATATTCTTCACGAAAGATTTGAAATCGAAATGGGTCTCATCTTCTCCAGGATCATGAAAGTGTGCATCAGACTTTCCCATAGCTGATAACTTGTCCCAATCTTCCAAAGGCTTGCCTCTTGTCAAACATGCAATGATATTGAAAACAGACAGTCCAGCTAATACTCCAAAataatgcatttcttctgtatttactTTCTGGTGGAGAGACAAGAGGACAAGGGTGTTTTAGCTGATTAAAAGTCTTGTTTCATTACAGAGGAAAGGAGATGGAAGGCAAACAACTGGAATGTCCTTTGCAAATCACTTTCTTGTGTGCTTTTTGCAGTCTGCTTCAAACCCCAGCCTCTTGTCAGTTGTCAAGCAGATTGGTTGTACGCTTGCCCTTATCAGAGTCATTGATGCCATGCTTCAGCTTCTGTTATCTAGCAAAGCTCTTAGTTAATGAAGATTCTGTAAACATCTGACAAACACATGTGGCTGGTGGGAAGGACATTGTATATTGTAAAGAATCCACATCTCGCTTTAGGGTCATCATTGCTTAATTATACTCTTGTATCATTTCCTTGCCAACACAGAGAGAAGCTTTCTTAGGGACGCAGAAGATTTCATCAAGACTGGAAATTAGAGATCTAGAACAAATTCACTGTTATTAGCTATTACTAAACATCATCTGACAGTCTTTATTACAGGCCCTTCACATGCCATCAGAAAATCGCTGATCATTTGATGGAGACCTGTGGTTTTGCAAGACGCTATTTCATGATGATACAAACAACCTTAAAACTTCTTTCTGTTTATCAGCCAAGAGCTATTGTTTGTACACAGTGAAATATCTGTTTTGCGTCAAGTTTCCTTCATGTTGGTTGCAggcttttccattttcagtttgaTTCCTTTGGTGTATGGGAATTTAGTCTTGTTTTTATAGCCTCTTATGTAATATATTTCTTAGATTCTTGATGGTCAATCCAGTCTAAAACCAGTCATTATTTCAGTgacttcattttgaaaacataacTAGGCCTTCTAAGGCCACATGGAAAGTAAAAGGTTTCTGTGAAGATACAGGAAATTATCTGTGAAGATGGGAAGAATGGGCCAAGGCAAACATGCAAGATGATAGAAAGACATGGTAGAATTTCTCatgatacagaagaaaaaaccatAGTTTATGTATAGACAAAAATATCACTTGCTATTTATCTTCATGAATGCATTATGTTTTAATCTAATGATTCATATGTTTATCTGTACTATTAATACATCATTTTTTCTAAGCACAACTCAATACATACTGTGCATGTGCCATAAAATCTGAATAGTATTATGagcttttatattaaaaaaaataatcaatctaATGGCAGAGATGTGGACAGGGTTTTGTCTTTGCCAGCCATTCTTCTCCAGTTTTCTAGCAGTGCATGCCCAGCGTTTAAAGTGATCCCAGACTTCTCAAATACTCACTTAAATATCTGTTGAAGTAACAACAGAGGTCCAAGATGCTGGCTAATTATGTTCCTATGATGTCAGAAAGGATTATTTGGCATTAATCCTGGTCTCCTGCATAGCAAGACTGTTATGTTTTACTCGAGGCCTTTGTGTTTCCTACCTGCTGCAGAGCCCAATTACTTGTGTTTGGCTGAAACATAACTTTAAAGGTCTCCAGAATTTATCTACAGATGTCAAAGAATAGAAGATTTCTTCAATTTTTGTAGCGCTTACTCTAAAGGTTTATAACTTACAGTTACAAAACCGTGGTGCTTCATGTATTATTTGATTATGCCTGGCTTCACCTTCTTGACAGGAGTTCTTGTAACTTTCTGCCTGGCTTGAGGAGCCCCATAATGCTTGCGTTTTCTGTCTGTCAAAGTACTTGTACAGTATAATCAAGTTACTTCTCAGTTTGCTTTCTGATAAACAGATTGTGCTTTTCAGTCACATGTTATAAGGCATTTTCTctaactggttttgtttcttttcatgtctCTTTCAGAATGTGAATGTCTTTTTGAAAAGGTGAACACTGGAGCTATACAGTTTTCTAGTGGCAGTCCACTAATGCtacatgcagaaataaaatttcctttccttatgTGGTTCACTACTCCAGTGTATATCTTTTCAAAGTGTTTATTAGCTCTCTACATACCATCACCCCGGATGCTCATACTGTGCCATAAATCCATGATAtccacaaaaaatattttaagatttacGGCTTTCGAAGGTGCAGACTTTTTACTCAGTAGAAGCAGCCTCCATTCCTTGTGCCTAGGTACCAAGCTCTGCATCTGTCTGCCTTAAACTGAATTTTGATCACATAAAGTGCAGCTAGATAAGTGATCTATATAAATACCTCTCTCCTAAACACTGTTTTCTGCAAATGCTGTGGGGGTTGTTATATACAGACTTCCAGTTCATATATAAAGATGTCACATAGTGTCAGGCCAAGTGTCAGCTTTGTAGAAACTTTATAATGAACAGTTCCACTCAGTGGCAATTCCTTTTGAAAGCTGCTCTTTGAGGTTTGGCAGTGACACAGTTGTTAATTCATGTGATAAATGAATATATTAATATTGTCCAGTGTTTTCTATTAATTATGCAGCCTTGTGCAAATGAATTGAAATGCTCCACAAAAACCTAGGTGTATTCTAGCTGTTGCTGTTATGGCAATTAAATTGTGGCCTCAAAGAATAAAAGTggatttgtttcagaaaaaaaatgtccttaaCACTTTGCTGGCTAGTATtagctgttttcctgttttatctGTCTTTAATCAGCCCATGTTAGTATATCCCCAATTCTTTTAGAATTAGTTTGTGGAATTATCTTGATGTGCTCTTGTAAGTATTTGTCAATAGGAACTTTTGTCTAGAAACTTAAACATTGAATTGAATGGTTTATAGGATGTTCGTAAAAATCAAAAGATCCGTTAGAACCAAGAGAGTAAGGGTATCAGtgtcttccagcagcagctgactgCATTTGTGCTATTCAAATGCAAAGTTTGCTTTTCTAGAGGAAGATTAGACATCCAGGTACCAAAGACCCAGAAAGTAGTATCTTAAACCACTAAACAGATAGTGGCTTAAGACCTTGTTCACGTTAGCGAATTGACTGGTACAGCTAAACTGAATGCAATAAACTTTACTAGTAAGAGAATTGTATTGCTTGAGTAGTAAGGGTGTGCCTTGAGAGCTATGCTACTTAGAgctataattttgttttgcctaTCCTAAAAAACAGAGCTTTGccaaaaaacttttaaatgcaGACTAAACCTTTCAGGGTTCCATAGGTGTCCTGAGGAGTACAGGAGAAGCATTTTTCATTATGTCCTACAGACCTTATAGCAGATGATGTGTTGATGCAAGCAATAAGGAAAGAGATATCGTCCTATCTTGGAATGAAAGTTTGTACCCAAGGACTAATTCAagatacagaaatgtttccttaaggaaagcaaaatgcagtaGATAAGAACATAAGCTCACTAGGTTAATAGGTCATGTTGTTCAGAGCTAGTGCTAAATGGGAGCAAGACTAGACCTACAGAAAAGGGTAGATCTTAATAGAGAGCAGAAATGACAGTAACCTAAGATACTTTGAAAAGTTTTACACTTATGGCTGTTGTGTAGGAATAAATGATTAATTTCTGagaacttttaaatttttctttatgcatttgTCAGCTGCAATTTAGTTTCTTAGGGTTTGTAAAAACATAAGATCCTACATTTTTAAGGGAGATCTCTAATGGCAACAGTATGCAGAGGTTTGTCCCGGTAGTTCCAGTGTGGATCACCGTAGGTACTTTGTTAGAAATGCCTAGCTAGATCCATGATCTCTTGGCAGTCGTTACTGGCAGTCACTATAAGGTGCCTTAGAACTATTACTTATTGAGAGCTGTTTAGGAGGAACTAGCAAAAACTGCTGTGAGAGTAACCTGGCAGAGACTCCTGTATGTACTGAGTCTTGCTTTTATGTAGATTAGCAGGAAGTATCATATTTACACACCTCTGTAGTGTGTATCTGTACTACATGAGTATGTAATATTGGTGGCAGAAGTTACTTGGCACCTTCCAGGATGGCAGCCTTTCAGTTAGTCATTCATCAGAAGGTAGTGTGTATGGTATCCTTCCCCTAAACAATGCAACTCTTAATAGGATAAGATAGTGCAGAAAATTAAACTCTCTCGAGGAGGAAAACTCAATGTCTTGTGCTCTGTGGTACCTCACAGACTTCAGAAGTTTGTTGTGCTCCTGGTCTGCCTATGCTGTTGTACAGCAGGTGGGTGAAAATGGAATTATGTGGCAAGTGTGTCCTGGCACTGGGGACACTGAGGAAGAGGAATGACAGGCACAGTAATGGAACGTCAGCTCTTAAAGGAGTGCTGCAGTTACAAAGGCTACCATAAATGTATCAGTAGAGAATTGTACAGGAGTTAGAGGGATGCACAGACTTTATTTCTATAAAGACTTCTAAGAGAACAACTGCCAAATATTGTGTCCCATTTCCATGTGCATTGTTGGAAACGAAAGTTAATGAAAGTTCTGAGAAGAGTTCAGAAAAGAGCTTTGAGAAATTTTTTGAGGCTTAGaataagaaagcaaagtatCTATTTAAATCTTAGCCAAAATGTAATTTGATCGAGCTCTATTTACTAAAAATACTCAGTGACAGTATTTTGGATAATAGATAAAAGGGATCTAATAAAATAGTTTACAGTAAGATCTAGTGAATTGAAACTAAAGCTCAGCAAATTCAGACTAGGATTAAGTCACTGCATATGAACAAAGAGCACTAACTTTTGGAACAACTGCTTGTAGTCCAGTAGGGATATTCTACCACATGAAATCTTCAAAAACaaatttatgtatgtttttcaAAGATGTTCCCAAGCTCAAAACAGAAGTTCCATAATGCATGGTGCAGAAACTACTAAGTAAGGTTCTTTCATCTGTGCCTTGCAGGAGGTCAGTCTAGATGATCACAGTATTCCCTTCTGTCTTTAATCTATTGAGGCACGTTATGACAAGCTTAACATGTATTTACATGTTTCCATCTAATTAACAGAAGGGAACAGAATACACTTATAGAAAGACAAATCAACTATTTTTAGATACTACTGTACCTTTAATTTATTAGCTTTTGTTAAAAGCATGTAACAGTCTAGAGGATATAAAgtataatttacaaaaatataaatcttggttattttatttttagtatttcaaCATATTACTATATAGTATGTGTTACTCAGAGAATATGTTTAACAACCTGAAATTATCCAGCAAACAAAAGTGGGGGATATTACATATGCCTTTTGTAGAACAAATTATGTATTAGGGAAGGGTAACCAAAAATGACTATATTAACATACTGTTTATATGAAAGCTTATGCAGTGCAGTATACTTGCATCCTGaagaaaagatacattttaagccctttattacagcatttttcGGTATAAATATGCAGATTAAGAGTATGAGTGTTTTAGGCAAAAAGTTTTGATTTGTGTACAAAAGTGATATTCTAAAATGAGCCCGCCTTTGCAAGTTTACTTCCCATCTTCTTGGTTAACTGAAGAGATAAAATAGTCAGAAAAATAgcatataaaaacatattttagtCCTTTGATTATGGAAAACTTTACACTTAAAGTTCTCACTAAACACCAGGTGTCTTGGCTAAGTGGGTTAGGAAGATACTTGTGAAAGTATTGAATTCCTGGAAGATGAATATGAAAGACAAATGATGACAGTAAGACATAGCCTTCCAGGTGAGCATGTGTATTGTTTTAGTCTCTCCGCATGCTTTCTGTAGAGGAATTGTAGGCTTGCATTCATCCATCAACAGAAGTGGATTCATTTCCCATTTACAGCTTTGCCAGTGTAGTTGGGCAGGATGCGTGGGTGTTGTTAAAGATGTGTTTATATTAACTTATCGGCAGGCGCAACTTTCGACCGACATATTGGGATATAcctttaaaacaacatttttgttctCATCTAAGAACAGGACACTGAGTGAGCTCATTTTGTCAGGAACGCAGCAGGGTTCAGGGATGCCGGGAATGATTCCTACTGCTTTTACAATGCTCTGGATTGTAGCATGATTGGATGGCCGGACAATCTGGAACAGAGAAGGAAATCGTTATCACTTCATTTATGAGCAGTCACTTTCCCAGATGGACTTGGAAAATGACAACAATTACGGTTTTTTGTTGGTCAAAAAAGTGAATATGTGTGATTGAGTCACGGGGCTGTGCAGCATAGTAAGTCCCTCACACTTGGAGCTTTCTTGTGCAGGGTGTATCTCTCAGATATTTTGTATTCCTTATGCTGCCTTCATAAATACCAGAGGAGGGCACtggtggcacagccagcagtCAGTAGCCTGAAGAAAGAATGGCCCTAACTGCACCTACTAGATGCTGGGAGGCAggcacacaggagaaaaagtcTAGGGTGGGGCACTCTTCTCAGTCATAAAtgttatcttttgttttcttaacctCTTATCTGACTTGGAGAATTGGCTACTGgaagtatttccaaaataactgTTCCTATGTTCCAGTGGTATTTCTCCTCATGTATGCTAACCTGGAATGAGTTACTTTTTCGTGGAGTAATTACTCTTTTAAGAGCAGAGTGCCCCAGAAGTAATGTTCATGGGGGAGTTAGTCTGGAATAGTCAGGCAATGCGACAGCCTTTCTGATCATAACCTTGTGATGAACAAGTACTTCATACCTGTAgtctgtttgctttcctctgttGTCATACTTGAATACTGTCCCAGCAAATGAGTACAGTAACAGTAGGAAAATTGCACTGGTCATATCAGGTTTTTGCTACAGTTTCACAAGGTTTCCTCACAGATCTGGTATATGTGGCACATGAAATCTTTCATTGTTGTTGGTGCGTAGCTGTGTATCAAGTGGATAATGACATCTGTGGGACACAGACAGGGACTTTGCACACCTCCACATGGAAGCAGACACTTCAAGTGAGAAGAATTAATGTCTCCTATATCTTgtctatttttcaaataaaaattgagTATATGCAAACcatgatttttcatttccacGTGAAAAGTTATGTAGTCCATGGCTATAGCAAAGGAGCCATTTTTTAGGTTAATTCAGTTTTGATACATTTGCTTTAAATGCAATATCAGCAGATCAGATCCAAACCTTAATTGCTTTTAAGGCTTTCAGATGTTCTTTAACTAAAGCAACCCCATTTGGGCCATTACAAGGAGGAATTGTGAAATCCGTCCTGATCCTTTGGGGCTTCAAGACAGCATCCTTATAGCCAAGTCCCAACAAGTGACTGATCCTGGAAAGTGACTTTCTGTAATTAGCACATATTGGCATAATTAGCAACAGCTTGCTCTCTCAGGCCACCCTCCATCTTTAGATTTCAAAGCCGTCCGCAGACAAGCAGCAGTAAATTGTCTCACAGCTGCTATGTGAAGTAGAAATAAGCTTCTGCCTGCATTGGCCATGTCAGCAAATCTGGACAGCAAGAGAGACACAGTAGCTTTCATGTGCTTAAGCAGCTGCAGAGtttagaaatacaaagaacTAGAGCTTCTAGGATCCAGTTCTTTAACCTTTATAAAAAACTTCCTGAAGTGTTCCTAGCACCTTTTATTGTTTCATGttgttatttaaaacagttacaGATCCTGAAGTGCTactgaaactgaatttcttGACCCCATGCAGAGGATAGCCATCATTGCCCTCCGTGCCAGTTACTGACTTACAGGATTCCTGGGTACAAACCTGCAGAAGATCCTGCTAGGATCTTCTCCAGTTGTGCAGTCTCTAATAACCGCAAGGAATAAACAGATTTGAGTAAAGTCTAGCAAGAGCAGCTGTCTACCAAGACAACAGCACTGATAAAATTTCTAATGCCTGCAAGTGTACACACTACGCACAAAAATGCttagagagaaaaatgcttATTATGGTGTATTACTCTGTAAAAAATCTGGCTGCCTGAGCCCTACATCCACAGCAGAGCCAGACAGCACACCTATCCCACATCCAGCAAGGCTCTGAATTTTCCAGCCCTTCTGGAAACCTGGCATGAGTGTTCAGTGATTATGGGCTAGGCTTCACATTAGCCTTTGTACCGATGTGCTAAAGTGGAAAGcttgaaataataaattgaaTGCCCAGTAGTGATGGCACTGAGGAAGTGCTAATGCTTTGAATGCTGGCTACTAAGTTGTGTACAGCAGGCCAGGTTCTGCTCTTACTTAACCTCTAGGACAATCCTAGGTTAGAAACGTTTTGGGCCCCAGAAAATATGAGGATAGTGATGTAGCCAGAAAGCAGTTGAACAGTAGGTTTGAAATACTTTAGACCCTGTCCTTCTGCCTAGCTTATACcgctttaaaaatctgttttatcaTGAATTTGACCctcaacacccccccccccccccccccatcttaATAAGCAATACATCCTAGCTTCAGGAGAATTTTGTTCTCATGTTTGATTTCAACTCTTGGAATTAAACTTATGAACTGATGCACTTACATGAAGTCAAGATAATTCTAATTACTGTGGACCAGGGAAAGGATATGTTCCCAGTTCCTTCTACCAGAGGTAAGACTAGCATTCATTTGGCGAATGCAGCAGTACAGGCAACCATTAGTAACTGTATACGCTAATCTTCCCCCTCACAGTTACAGTTCAGGGAATAAGAAATTCAGCAGTAAGATAGGTGAACTTGCTCTGACAAGATTTGTACCAGAGCTGTTTTGTATCAAGATCAAGAATTGCAGTTATTAACATAATATGCAGAGTGATGTactgatactttaaaaaaaaaatatcatacaaTGTGATGATTTTCAGTGTGCCAGGTATATAATTCTATCTCCACAGTTATAAAAAGAATACCTTGCAGGTTGGCTGTGTAGACATGAATAGCATTAATCTGGCCTTTGATTTAGGAGTGCCAAGATCATGTGCATGCTCTCCTGACTTAGGGTAAACACATAAGAACAAAAGCTATTTCTCTCTCCATAACAATTCTTATGTTCAGACCTGAAGCATCATCCATTCTGATGTCCTAGTTAACTCTGTTCATTtggaaacagtaatttaaaaaagttCTGTGaatctgcctttattttcttttcctcttcaaaatacAAAGCTAACAAAAAGTAGAACTCTTCTAAATCAAACCCAATCAAAGAGTGTGTCAAACTAAAAATCCCCAAATCTATGTATCTGTGATTCAATTTTAaatctctttggttttttttgtttgttttggttttttggcaCCTAGATGCTAGTGCAGCCACGTTAATTTATCTAGAAAACAAGTATCAAAATGAGAACTAAGGTAAATGTTTTTGACTTTCAAGGAAATCTTTATTATATAGCAAGTAATATTGCTagataagaaattaaataaatcagcaaTATAAGCCTATTTAACTATTCCGGCTAGAAACAAATCCACTTTCTTTTGGTTCTGTCAGCTTTTGTGTCATGCTAATCTGCTCACAGGAAGCTAGATGCATTAAATGTatctccccccctccccggtaTGTATGAATGGTGCATTAGACTGTGGGTTTATGGCAGAGGATCTGTACTCCCgggctgttttttgttttggataaGTTAAATGGTGCTTGTGTTGCATGATCTCTTTCTACTACGGTAAAAAAAGTGAAGTTGTATGTGAGCTTGTGTAAGCTTTAATTTTTACCAGACCATGTATCAATTTATGTATACATAGTTCAGCGCTAGCCAGCTACACAAGAACATGTGGTCAGATTCATACAGCTTACTGTGATGTCTGGATTTCCGCTATTTCTGGACTCAAAATAGCCTGCATATCTACTCTTCCTGAAATCATACTACTTATTTCAACACAAACATACATCAGTCTCCATGTATGTAATGTAGGGCCGATTTCTGTCTCGGAGCTTTGAAATTCTTTGCTGTAAAACACTGTTCATTATTTATGTGCCAGGTGATCACATTCAGAAATGTCAGGAGAATAAATAATCAGGCCATTTGTAGGTAGAAttgcaaaataattacagtttcTAAACATGCAGGTTACACGCTGCTTCAAATCCTCCCCTCCCCCATTACTTCAAGGCCCTGTAAAATGCCAATAATTCTTGTGCTACATAGGATTGCCAAAATTTCTACTTTTTGCCATAGAGTGAGTGAGTGGGAGTGGGCCAAATCAAAATTCCATTGGAGCAGGAGTTCATGTTTGCCTCTATTAGCAAATTTCACACTGCTGCTATAGGAGGAATTAAGTATGCTAGCTTTAGAGTGTTACGGACAGCTATGTGGCATTTCCAGCCACATAAGATAAATCACCTTTTTTGTTCCAGCAGGATTATcttaattttaagaatttagtaaaataaaaaaacaccagaGAATTTTGAGACACAAGTATCAGCTTAACCAGCATTCTTATTTTCGAAGTGACAAGCAATTtcttaaagttaaaaatacctCAGGGTCACTactctgcatttttctccta
It encodes the following:
- the GDF2 gene encoding growth/differentiation factor 2, producing the protein MHYFGVLAGLSVFNIIACLTRGKPLEDWDKLSAMGKSDAHFHDPGEDETHFDFKSFVKNMKTDLLRSLNLSRVPSQVKSKEEPPQFMIDLYNRYTADKSSIPASNIVRSFSTEDVVSLASPEENPFQKHILLFNISIPRYEEITRAELRIYISCHRGVGSLSRLEGNMVIYDVLDGDHWENPESTKSFLVSHNIQECGWEMFEVSSAVKRWVRADKLKTKNKLEVVIESKALSGFACGKLDISVTPDTKNLPLLIVFSNDRSNRTKETRVELREMIVHEQESVLKKLGNNTSSEEQEQEKTITGPHRHSSRSKRSIGANHCRRTSLHVNFEEIGWDSWIIAPKDYEAFECKGGCFFPLTDNVTPTKHAIVQTLVHLQNPKKASKACCVPTKLDSISILYKDDAGVPTLIYNYEGMKVAECGCR